A single window of Tolypothrix sp. NIES-4075 DNA harbors:
- a CDS encoding tetratricopeptide repeat protein, whose protein sequence is MLKTTSLLSATIISLCLTNINTAFGVIVSVGEQNKPDASETIAPYNKNAVASFEEGVNLYEQGDLKGSEAAFRKAIELQPNFAKAYIGLGNTLDDQGKSSEAIASYKKAISLEPEESGAYYNLGLTLARLDKLEEAIAQYQKAISLDPKYVRARYNLGNALYNQGKITEAIAQYTETIRIEPNYAPPYAHLGNALYDQGKISEAIAQYQKAISLEPKYAAAHYYLATALHGQGKITEAIAEYTEAIRLEPTNPAGYSGLGQALEIQGKISEAIAQYRKAISLNPKYVLAHYNLASALYDQEKLTEAIAEYTETIRLDPKYVQAYNGLGNALDDQGKPSEAIAQYKKAISLDPKNAYAYYNLAVTLGREQQLDDAIVALKKARELFQIQRNSKMLERVDRLFQKINTTQIN, encoded by the coding sequence ATGCTGAAAACAACAAGTTTGCTGAGTGCAACTATTATCAGCTTATGTTTGACAAATATTAATACTGCTTTTGGTGTGATTGTCAGCGTAGGTGAACAAAACAAACCAGACGCTTCAGAGACGATAGCACCTTATAACAAAAACGCAGTTGCTAGCTTTGAGGAAGGTGTAAATCTTTACGAACAAGGAGATTTAAAGGGGTCGGAAGCAGCTTTTAGGAAAGCAATCGAGTTGCAACCAAACTTTGCTAAAGCTTATATTGGTTTGGGAAATACTCTTGACGATCAAGGTAAGTCAAGTGAAGCGATCGCTAGTTACAAAAAAGCGATTAGTCTAGAACCGGAAGAATCTGGAGCATACTATAACTTAGGCTTGACTTTAGCACGGCTGGATAAGTTAGAAGAAGCGATCGCTCAATATCAAAAAGCCATCAGCCTCGATCCAAAATATGTAAGAGCTCGCTACAACTTAGGCAATGCTCTCTACAATCAAGGTAAAATAACAGAAGCGATCGCCCAATATACAGAAACGATTCGCATAGAACCCAATTATGCACCACCTTACGCACATTTGGGAAATGCTTTGTACGATCAAGGCAAAATCTCTGAAGCGATCGCACAATATCAAAAAGCTATTAGTCTTGAACCAAAATATGCAGCCGCTCACTATTATTTAGCAACTGCATTGCACGGACAAGGTAAAATAACAGAAGCAATCGCTGAATATACAGAAGCCATTCGCCTAGAACCAACAAATCCAGCAGGTTATAGCGGTTTAGGACAAGCTTTAGAAATTCAAGGCAAAATTTCTGAAGCGATCGCTCAATATAGAAAAGCAATTAGCCTCAATCCCAAATATGTATTGGCTCATTACAACTTAGCGTCAGCATTATACGATCAAGAGAAGCTAACAGAAGCAATCGCTGAATATACAGAAACAATTCGGCTCGATCCCAAGTATGTACAAGCTTACAACGGTTTAGGAAATGCGCTAGACGATCAAGGTAAACCAAGTGAAGCGATCGCTCAATACAAAAAAGCCATCAGCCTCGATCCAAAAAATGCCTACGCCTATTATAATTTAGCAGTAACTTTGGGACGGGAACAACAGCTAGATGATGCGATCGTTGCTTTGAAAAAAGCCAGAGAATTATTTCAAATACAAAGAAACTCCAAGATGCTTGAACGAGTTGATCGGCTATTCCAAAAAATCAACACTACACAAATAAATTAA
- a CDS encoding tetratricopeptide repeat protein has product MLEIPSTSIFAIAVVILAIAILIYFSAKTLITSNLFQEGVNLYQKEDYPGAEAIFRKVISINSTNDVVRLLLGDVLTQQGNLESAAEIFGEVINRSPKYADAYLRLSNVLMQQEKREEAIKNLQLAKDLLQKQRQTEKVERITQLLDKMTARSSKLSEM; this is encoded by the coding sequence ATGTTAGAAATTCCCTCAACTTCAATTTTTGCTATAGCTGTAGTCATTCTCGCTATCGCCATTTTAATTTATTTCTCTGCGAAAACCTTGATTACTTCAAATTTGTTTCAAGAAGGAGTAAATCTTTATCAAAAAGAAGATTATCCAGGTGCAGAAGCGATTTTTCGCAAAGTAATTTCGATAAACTCTACTAATGATGTGGTACGCTTGCTGTTGGGAGATGTCTTGACCCAACAAGGTAATTTAGAATCAGCAGCAGAAATCTTTGGTGAAGTGATTAATCGCAGTCCCAAATATGCTGATGCTTATTTGCGTCTGTCTAATGTTCTCATGCAGCAAGAGAAGCGAGAAGAAGCGATAAAAAACTTGCAATTAGCTAAAGATTTATTGCAAAAACAACGACAAACTGAAAAAGTTGAGAGAATAACTCAATTATTAGATAAAATGACAGCTAGATCGAGTAAGTTATCTGAGATGTAA
- a CDS encoding homogentisate phytyltransferase, whose protein sequence is MNQISKKGSFNFLGGWLYAFWKFSRPHTIIGTTLSVLGLYLIASATSSSFPSLGQLFAAWIACLCGNVYIVGLNQLEDVEIDKINKPHLPIAAGEFSRRTGQLIVGIAGILALAIAWLGGPFLLSLVSISLAIGTAYSLPPIRLKQFPFWAALCIFSVRGAIVNLGLFLHFNWLLQTNKGIPSAVWVLTVFIVVFSFAIAIFKDIPDMEGDRLYNISTFTLQLGQKAVFNLALWVLTVCYVGMILVGVLRLAEVNPVFVVITHLVTLGLMWFKSKSVDLQDKSAIAKFYQFIWKLFFVEYLIFPIACLLA, encoded by the coding sequence ATGAATCAAATTTCTAAAAAAGGGTCTTTCAATTTTCTGGGTGGCTGGTTGTATGCTTTTTGGAAGTTTTCCCGTCCACATACGATTATTGGCACTACTTTGAGTGTGTTGGGTTTGTATTTGATTGCTAGCGCTACGTCATCTTCTTTTCCTAGTTTAGGGCAACTTTTTGCCGCGTGGATTGCTTGTCTGTGTGGCAATGTTTATATTGTCGGGCTGAATCAATTAGAAGATGTGGAAATCGACAAAATTAATAAGCCCCATTTGCCAATAGCAGCGGGAGAATTTTCGCGCCGCACCGGACAATTAATTGTGGGTATTGCTGGTATTCTCGCACTAGCTATAGCGTGGCTGGGTGGACCGTTTTTATTGAGTTTGGTAAGTATTAGTTTGGCGATTGGCACGGCTTATTCTTTACCACCAATTCGCTTAAAACAGTTTCCTTTTTGGGCGGCTTTGTGTATTTTTAGTGTGCGCGGAGCTATTGTAAATTTGGGGCTGTTTTTGCACTTTAATTGGCTGTTGCAAACAAATAAAGGAATTCCGTCTGCGGTGTGGGTTTTGACGGTGTTTATTGTGGTGTTTAGCTTTGCGATCGCTATCTTTAAAGATATCCCCGATATGGAAGGCGATCGCCTCTACAATATCAGTACTTTCACTCTGCAACTCGGTCAAAAAGCTGTGTTTAATCTGGCTCTTTGGGTGTTAACTGTTTGCTATGTTGGTATGATTTTAGTGGGTGTGCTACGTCTTGCAGAAGTTAATCCAGTTTTCGTGGTAATTACTCATCTTGTGACGCTGGGTTTAATGTGGTTTAAAAGTAAGTCGGTAGACTTGCAAGATAAAAGCGCGATCGCCAAATTTTATCAATTCATCTGGAAGCTGTTTTTCGTCGAATATCTGATTTTCCCTATTGCTTGTCTTTTAGCTTAA
- a CDS encoding methyltransferase domain-containing protein, producing the protein MSATLYQQIQQFYDASSGLWEEIWGEHMHHGYYGADGKLKKDRRQAQIDLIEELLKWSGVQQAENILDVGCGIGGSSLYLAGKFNASATGITLSPVQAARATERAQEAGLGSRCHFQVANAQAMPFADNSFDLVWSLESGEHMPDKAKFMQECYRVLKPGGTLIMVTWCHRPIDESPLSADEQKHLQDIYRVYCLPYVISLPEYEAIARKLPLQNIRTADWSIAVAPFWDIVIDSAFTPQAIFGLLRSGWSTIVGALSLGLMRRGYERGLIRFGLLCGNK; encoded by the coding sequence ATGAGTGCAACACTTTACCAACAAATTCAGCAGTTTTACGATGCTTCCTCCGGTCTGTGGGAAGAAATTTGGGGCGAACATATGCACCACGGTTACTACGGTGCAGATGGAAAGCTGAAAAAAGACCGCCGTCAAGCGCAAATAGACTTAATCGAAGAATTACTCAAATGGTCGGGGGTGCAGCAAGCAGAGAATATCCTCGATGTGGGTTGTGGAATTGGTGGTAGTTCTTTATACTTGGCAGGAAAGTTTAATGCCTCTGCAACAGGGATTACTCTGAGTCCCGTGCAAGCCGCTAGAGCCACGGAACGCGCTCAAGAGGCGGGTTTGGGGTCTAGATGTCATTTCCAGGTGGCAAATGCTCAAGCAATGCCCTTTGCTGACAATTCTTTTGACTTGGTTTGGTCGCTGGAAAGTGGCGAACATATGCCGGATAAAGCCAAGTTTATGCAAGAGTGTTATCGGGTGTTAAAACCTGGTGGAACTTTGATTATGGTGACTTGGTGTCATCGTCCGATTGATGAGTCACCGCTGAGTGCAGATGAACAAAAGCATTTGCAGGATATTTACCGAGTGTATTGTTTGCCTTATGTGATTTCTTTGCCTGAGTATGAAGCGATCGCACGCAAACTCCCATTACAAAATATCCGCACTGCTGATTGGTCTATTGCTGTCGCTCCATTCTGGGATATAGTAATTGATTCGGCGTTTACTCCCCAAGCAATTTTCGGATTACTGCGATCGGGTTGGAGTACTATTGTTGGAGCGCTATCGCTGGGGTTAATGCGTCGTGGTTATGAACGTGGTTTAATTCGATTTGGGTTGTTATGTGGAAATAAATGA